The uncultured Subdoligranulum sp. genomic sequence CTTTGGAGGTGACAGAGATGTTTCGTGTTCATATCTATACGGGTTCGCTGGCCCTGGTGGGCAAAAGCGGCGTGGGCCAGGCGGCCCGCCACCAGCGGGCGGCGCTGGAACGCACCGGGGTGTCGGTGGTGGAGGACTGGCAGCCCCGGGCCGACGTGATCCACATCAACACCGTGCTGCCCTGCTCCTTCCGGGCAGCCCGCCGCGCCCGGCGGGAGGGCATCCCGGTGATCTGGTACGGCCATTCCACCGAGGCGGATTTCCGCCATTCCTTCGTGGGGTCCGACCTGCTGGCTCCCCTCTTCAAACGGTGGCTCTGTCTGTGCTACAACCGGGCCGACCTGATCCTCACCCCCACCCCTTACGCCGCCGCCATCCTGCGGAGTTACGGCCTGCGCCCGCCGGTGCAGCCCCTCTCCAACGGGGTAGACACCGACTTCTTCGCACCCGACCCCGCCCGGCGCCAGGCCTTCCGGCAGGCCTACGGCCTGAAGGATACCGACAGGGCGGTCATCAGCGTGGGGCATTTCATGGAGCGCAAGGGCATTCTGGACTTTATCCAGCTTGCCCGCCGCATGCCGGATGTGCGGTTCTTCTGGTTCGGCTACACCGACCCGGCCCTGGTGCCCCGGAAGATCCGCAAGGCCATGGCCGCCGCCCCGGACAATGTCTCCTTCCCGGGATTCCTCTCCCAGGAAGCGCTGCGGGACGCCTACTGCGGTGCCGACGCCTTCCTGTTCTGCAGCCACGAGGAGACCGAGGGCATTGTGGTGCTGGAGGCGCTGGCCTGCGGTACCCCCACCCTGCTGCGGGACATCCCGGTCTACCAAGACTGGCTCACCGACGGCGTCAACGTATGGAAGGGCCGCGACCTGGTCCGGCTGGAGGAAAAGCTGCGGGGCATCCTCACAAAACAGCTGCCCGACCTGACCGGCGCCGGGCGCCGGGTAGCCGAAGCCCGCAGTCTGCCCCGCATCGGGCAGGCTTTGCAGCAGTTCTACGCCACGCTGCCCGCGCCCCAGCGGAATGCCCGTCCCGCCCCGCAGCGCTGCACCGCCTGAGACAACAAAAAGCGTCCCCGGACCCAAAAGGTCCGGGGACGCTTGCTTTGCTGTATCAGCCTCTGTGCGAGGTGGCGCGCAGACGGGCCGTGGCGCGGGCCAGGGCCGCCTTGCTGCGGAAATATTCCTGCTGGCTGCCGTGCTGACGCAGACGCTCCTCGGCGCGTTCCTTGGCGCGCTCGGCACGGGCCGCATCGATCTCCTCCGGCTTTTCCGCCGTGGAGACCAGCACCACGGCATACTCCGAGGTGATCTCGGCAAAGCCCTGGGTCACGATGACGTTGTGCCACACGCCGTCCGCCTTGAAGCGGGCCTCGCCGGGCTCCACCGCGGTGACCACCGGCTCATGGCCGGGCAGCACACCGTATTCGCCGTCCAGGGCGGGCAGCACCAGGCTTTCCACCGGGCCGGTGTAGAACTGGCGCTCCGGCGTGATGATTTCCAGCTGAAAGGTCTTTCCCATCAGACCGCCCCCTGTGCACGCGCTTTCTCCCGCACATCGTCGACGGTCCCCACCGACGAGAAGGCGGATTCGGGGTATTTGTCCAGCTCGCCGCCCAGCAGGGCCTCAAAGCCCTTGAGGGTCTCTTCCAGCGGGACATACTTGCCCTGCAGGCCGGTGAACTGTTCGGCCACGAAGAAGGGCTGGGAGAAGAACTGCTGCATACGGCGCGCGCGGGCGACGGTGCGGCGGTCATCCTCGGACAGTTCCTCCATGCCCAGAATGGCGATGATATCCTGCAGGTCGCGGTAGCGCTGCAGCAGCTCCTGGGCGCCGCGGGCGATGTCGTAGTGACGGCGGCCCACGATGTCGGGCTCGAGGATCCGGCTGGTGGATTCCAGCGGGTCGACGGCCGGGTAGATGCCCTGTTCCACGATCTTACGGGACAGAACGGTGGTGGCGTCCAGATGGCTGAACGTCGTGGCGGGGGCCGGGTCGGTCAGGTCGTCGGCGGGCACGTAGACGGCCTGCACCGAGGTGATGGCGCCGTCCTTGGTGGAAGTGATACGCTCCTGCAGAGCGCCCACTTCGTCGGCCAGGGTGGGCTGATAGCCCACGGCGGAAGGCATACGGCCCATCAGGGCGCTGACTTCCGAGCCGGCCTGGACGTAACGGAAGATGTTGTCGATGAAGAGCAGCACGTTCTGCTTCTGGCGGTCACGGAAGTACTCCGCCATGGTCAGACCGGTCAGGGCCACGCGCATACGGGCTCCCGGCGGTTCGTTCATCTGACCGAAGACCAGGGCGGTCTTGGACAGAACGCCGCTCTCGCCCATCTCGCGCCAGAGGTCGTTGCCCTCACGGGTACGCTCGCCGACGCCGGTGAAGATGGAGTAGCCGCCGTGTTCGGTGGCGATGTTGCGGATCAGTTCCTGGATCAGAACGGTCTTGCCCACACCGGCACCGCCGAACAGGCCGATCTTGCCGCCCTTGGCGTAGGGAGCCAGCAGGTCGATGACCTTGATGCCGGTTTCCAGAATTTCCGTGGTTGGGCTCTGTTTATCAAAAGCCGGGGGATCCCGGTGGATGGACCACTTTTCGGGGGTTTCCACGGGGCCCTTCTCGTCGATGGGCTCGCCCAGGACGTTGAACATACGGCCCAGGGTAGCTTCGCCGACGGGCGTCTCGATGGTGTGGCCGGTGGCAATGACTTCGTCACCGCGGCCCAGGCCTTCGCCGGGCGAAAGCAGGATGCAGCGCACGGCGCCATGTCCGATCTCGCGGGCGACTTCCATCACACGGCGCTCGCCGTCCTTCTCGACGACCAGCTCCTCGTTGATCTGCGGCAGGCTGCCCTCGGCGAACTGTACGTCCACCACGGGGCCCAGCACCTGCGCGATCACACCTTTGTGTTGCATAGCAGTCTTTCCTTTCTCTATGGTTATCCGGCAGCAGACCGGAAGTTACAGGTCGGCTTCCTCGTCGGCCCAGTCGTCGTCCTCCCAGTCATCGCCGCCCGGCTGTGCGCCGCCCACGATCTCGGTGATCTCCTGGGTGATGGCGGACTGACGGGCACGGTTGTAGTGCAGCGACAGTTCCTTCAGCAGGGACCGGGCGTTGTCGGTGGCGGTGTCCATAGCGTTCATGCGGGCGTTCTGCTCGGAGCAGAAGGACTCCACCAGCGTGCCGAACAGCAGCCCTTTCAGGTAGGAGGGCACGATGTGGTTGAGCACATGCTCGGGGGACGGCACATAGGTCACCACGTGCCGCTCACTGCCGTCGGCGCTGCGGCGGGGCTTCCAGGGGAAGGCGTCGCGGTCCAGGGGCAGCAGCTTGACGATCTTGGGCTCCATCTGCATGGGGGTGACCATCTCGGTGTAGACCACGTACACCTCATCCAGATGTCCCTTGCGGAACAGCTCGATGAAGGTATCGCCGATCTCCCGGGCACGGTAGACCGTGGGGTCCTGGGAGGTGTACATGAACTCGCCGTCGATGTTGACACCCTTGTGCTGGAAGTAGTTGCGGCCGGACTGGCCGATCAGAAACAGCGTGGGGTTCTCCACCTTGGCCATTTCCTCTTCCACCAGGCGCAGCACGTTGTGGTTGTAGGCGCCCGCCAGACCCTTGTCGCCGGTGATGACGATGTAGCCCACCTTGTGGGGATGGTCCGAACGGGTGTCGAAGTAGACATGGTCCACGCCGGCCGTGCGGTGCAGGATGTCGGAAATGGTACGGGTGATCTTCTCAAAGTAGGGCTGCACGTCGGTCAGCTGACGGCGGGCCTTGCGCAGCTTGGAGGAGGAGATCAGATACATGGCGTTGGTGATCTTGAGGGTCTGCTGCACGCTGTCGATGTGGGTGCGGATCTCCTTTATGCTTTCCATGTGGCGCTCACCTGCTCTTTGTAGCTCTGCAGCGTGGTGCGGATCTGCTCGGTGGCGGTACCGGACAAAGCACCGGTCTCGTTGATCTCCTTCATCAGGTCAGCCTGCTCGCGCTCCAGCAGGTCGGCAAAATCCTTGGCGAAGGCGGCGGACTTCTCCACCGGCACATCGTTCAGCAGGCCGTTGGTGGCGATGTACAGGATGACCGCCTGGCGGGCCACCGTCATGGGCGTGCAGAGAGGCTGACGCAGCAGCGCCATCATCCGCTTGCCGTGATCCAGGGCCTGGCGGGTCTCGGCGTCCAGG encodes the following:
- a CDS encoding glycosyltransferase, with the translated sequence MQTGSHRNVQPGADRDRPERAGSLEVTEMFRVHIYTGSLALVGKSGVGQAARHQRAALERTGVSVVEDWQPRADVIHINTVLPCSFRAARRARREGIPVIWYGHSTEADFRHSFVGSDLLAPLFKRWLCLCYNRADLILTPTPYAAAILRSYGLRPPVQPLSNGVDTDFFAPDPARRQAFRQAYGLKDTDRAVISVGHFMERKGILDFIQLARRMPDVRFFWFGYTDPALVPRKIRKAMAAAPDNVSFPGFLSQEALRDAYCGADAFLFCSHEETEGIVVLEALACGTPTLLRDIPVYQDWLTDGVNVWKGRDLVRLEEKLRGILTKQLPDLTGAGRRVAEARSLPRIGQALQQFYATLPAPQRNARPAPQRCTA
- a CDS encoding F0F1 ATP synthase subunit epsilon, whose product is MGKTFQLEIITPERQFYTGPVESLVLPALDGEYGVLPGHEPVVTAVEPGEARFKADGVWHNVIVTQGFAEITSEYAVVLVSTAEKPEEIDAARAERAKERAEERLRQHGSQQEYFRSKAALARATARLRATSHRG
- the atpD gene encoding F0F1 ATP synthase subunit beta, translating into MQHKGVIAQVLGPVVDVQFAEGSLPQINEELVVEKDGERRVMEVAREIGHGAVRCILLSPGEGLGRGDEVIATGHTIETPVGEATLGRMFNVLGEPIDEKGPVETPEKWSIHRDPPAFDKQSPTTEILETGIKVIDLLAPYAKGGKIGLFGGAGVGKTVLIQELIRNIATEHGGYSIFTGVGERTREGNDLWREMGESGVLSKTALVFGQMNEPPGARMRVALTGLTMAEYFRDRQKQNVLLFIDNIFRYVQAGSEVSALMGRMPSAVGYQPTLADEVGALQERITSTKDGAITSVQAVYVPADDLTDPAPATTFSHLDATTVLSRKIVEQGIYPAVDPLESTSRILEPDIVGRRHYDIARGAQELLQRYRDLQDIIAILGMEELSEDDRRTVARARRMQQFFSQPFFVAEQFTGLQGKYVPLEETLKGFEALLGGELDKYPESAFSSVGTVDDVREKARAQGAV
- the atpG gene encoding ATP synthase F1 subunit gamma, producing the protein MESIKEIRTHIDSVQQTLKITNAMYLISSSKLRKARRQLTDVQPYFEKITRTISDILHRTAGVDHVYFDTRSDHPHKVGYIVITGDKGLAGAYNHNVLRLVEEEMAKVENPTLFLIGQSGRNYFQHKGVNIDGEFMYTSQDPTVYRAREIGDTFIELFRKGHLDEVYVVYTEMVTPMQMEPKIVKLLPLDRDAFPWKPRRSADGSERHVVTYVPSPEHVLNHIVPSYLKGLLFGTLVESFCSEQNARMNAMDTATDNARSLLKELSLHYNRARQSAITQEITEIVGGAQPGGDDWEDDDWADEEADL